In Coleofasciculus chthonoplastes PCC 7420, a single genomic region encodes these proteins:
- a CDS encoding glycoside hydrolase family 3 N-terminal domain-containing protein encodes MIAFVKLLIKLVKLALAVSLVFPAVYFRTPWLASLRDWAFGLVFMISLGLIVSEILGWTRNSSQRQVILSVFILAIASFSFSLAVTTEVKFQLTKQAILNREASQLETLGQHFIVGYRNLEEVKTLVKKGAIAGVFITRRNIQNKTPDEINQEIQSLQAIRDNQGLSPLWIATDQEGGIVSRLSPPLTQLPPLSSIIKDKKDIDSTKEDVIRYASIQGKELSEIGINLNFAPVVDLNYGVISSEDKYSKIYLRAISADKDIVAKVALWYCQTLADYGVTCTIKHFPGLGRVDTDTHLEDAQLKTSVAELTQADWVPFREVMSKTNAFTMLGHAQLIAVDPDHPVSFSQQVVTDIIRDKWQHNGILITDDFSMHAVYSSQDGLEAATVKAINAGVDLILMAYDTDLYYNAMNALLQAESANRLDITVLKSSNTRLKQAIRKIL; translated from the coding sequence ATGATTGCATTTGTTAAACTTTTGATCAAACTCGTAAAACTGGCTTTGGCTGTCAGTTTAGTGTTTCCGGCAGTTTATTTTAGAACGCCATGGTTGGCAAGTTTAAGGGATTGGGCATTTGGTTTGGTCTTTATGATCAGTTTGGGATTAATCGTTTCGGAAATTTTAGGCTGGACGAGAAATTCAAGCCAAAGACAAGTTATTCTCAGCGTTTTTATTTTAGCGATCGCGTCATTCAGTTTTTCTTTGGCGGTGACGACGGAAGTTAAGTTCCAGTTGACTAAACAAGCGATTCTGAATCGAGAAGCAAGCCAACTGGAAACTCTGGGTCAGCATTTTATTGTGGGTTATCGTAATCTTGAGGAGGTAAAAACTCTGGTCAAAAAAGGCGCGATCGCTGGTGTCTTTATCACTAGACGAAATATCCAGAATAAAACCCCAGACGAAATTAACCAAGAAATCCAATCGTTACAAGCCATTCGCGACAATCAGGGGTTATCACCCTTGTGGATAGCTACGGATCAAGAAGGCGGTATTGTCTCGCGATTATCTCCGCCTTTAACTCAATTACCCCCCTTATCATCAATTATTAAAGATAAAAAAGATATCGATAGTACCAAAGAAGACGTTATCCGCTATGCTAGTATTCAGGGTAAAGAATTGTCCGAGATTGGTATTAATTTAAACTTTGCCCCAGTCGTGGATTTAAATTATGGGGTTATCAGTTCTGAAGATAAATATTCTAAAATTTATCTGAGAGCCATATCCGCCGATAAAGATATTGTGGCTAAGGTGGCATTATGGTATTGCCAAACCCTAGCCGACTATGGCGTAACCTGTACCATTAAACATTTCCCTGGATTGGGACGAGTGGATACGGATACCCATCTTGAGGATGCTCAATTGAAAACGTCGGTAGCGGAATTAACCCAAGCAGACTGGGTGCCATTTCGGGAAGTCATGAGCAAAACAAATGCCTTTACGATGTTGGGACACGCTCAATTAATTGCCGTTGATCCTGACCATCCTGTATCGTTTTCTCAACAAGTTGTTACAGACATTATTCGAGACAAATGGCAGCATAATGGCATTCTAATTACAGATGATTTTAGTATGCATGCGGTTTATAGCAGTCAAGATGGGTTAGAGGCGGCTACAGTAAAAGCCATTAACGCTGGAGTTGATTTAATCTTAATGGCTTACGATACCGATTTGTATTACAACGCGATGAATGCTTTGCTTCAGGCTGAATCGGCTAATCGTTTAGATATTACCGTTCTGAAAAGTAGTAATACAAGACTCAAGCAAGCTATCAGGAAAATATTATGA
- a CDS encoding MFS transporter, whose amino-acid sequence MAMSNPARSESSVPPKPTQPEKLNLSTKMAYGAGDMGAGITATLLAFSLLIFLTNVAGLSPGLASTVLLIGKIWDAINDPIVGVLSDRTRFRWGRRHTWMILSGIPFGVFFFLQWVVPPINQLALFWYYVIVSILFNMAFTGVNLPYTALTPELTQDYNERTSLNSFRFAFSIGGSILSLALGQFIFKVIPNDQTQYLVLGLICTILSVLPVYWCVWGTTDPTAAGERRSPQTVEESNETEIPFLEQLKIAFSNRPFLYVIGIYLFSWLAFQLTAAIIPYYLVNWMGQESYFTAALVVQCVALVMLFVWNLVSQRVGKRAVYFMGMSAWIVAQGGLFFLPRDQVGLMYLLFVMAGFGIAIAYLIPWSMLPDVIELDELNTGQRREGIFYSFMVLLQKMGLALGLFLVGQALDFAGFLTNEPGQPIPEQPASALLAIRLVVGPLPTVFLLCGLILAYFYPITREVHAEIMLQLQERKSGTDTSADEGLELE is encoded by the coding sequence ATGGCAATGAGTAATCCCGCTCGATCAGAGTCTTCAGTTCCACCAAAACCCACCCAACCGGAAAAACTTAATCTTTCCACGAAAATGGCTTACGGGGCGGGTGATATGGGGGCGGGGATTACGGCTACCCTGTTGGCGTTCTCCTTACTAATTTTTCTCACCAATGTAGCTGGATTAAGTCCAGGGTTAGCCAGTACGGTGCTGTTAATCGGCAAAATCTGGGATGCGATTAATGATCCCATTGTCGGAGTATTAAGCGATCGCACTCGGTTCCGTTGGGGACGACGCCATACCTGGATGATCCTATCCGGTATTCCCTTTGGTGTGTTCTTTTTCCTGCAATGGGTTGTACCCCCTATCAATCAGTTGGCGCTGTTTTGGTATTACGTGATTGTCAGTATTTTATTCAACATGGCGTTTACAGGTGTTAATTTGCCCTATACCGCATTGACGCCAGAACTGACTCAAGATTACAACGAACGTACCAGCTTGAATAGTTTTCGCTTTGCCTTCTCCATTGGTGGGAGTATTCTCTCCTTAGCCTTGGGTCAATTTATCTTTAAAGTTATTCCCAATGATCAAACACAATATCTAGTCTTGGGACTCATCTGTACAATTCTGTCTGTTCTACCCGTCTACTGGTGTGTGTGGGGAACCACAGATCCAACGGCGGCGGGGGAACGGCGATCGCCGCAAACGGTGGAGGAGAGTAATGAAACGGAAATCCCTTTTTTAGAACAGCTAAAAATTGCCTTTAGCAATCGTCCTTTTCTGTATGTCATCGGGATTTATCTGTTTTCTTGGTTAGCCTTTCAGTTAACAGCAGCGATTATTCCCTATTATTTGGTTAACTGGATGGGTCAAGAGTCCTATTTTACCGCCGCCTTAGTGGTTCAATGTGTAGCCTTAGTGATGCTTTTTGTCTGGAATTTGGTAAGTCAGCGCGTCGGTAAACGGGCAGTTTATTTTATGGGAATGAGTGCCTGGATTGTCGCCCAAGGCGGATTATTCTTTTTACCACGGGATCAGGTGGGATTAATGTATCTCCTCTTTGTCATGGCAGGGTTTGGCATTGCCATTGCCTATCTCATCCCTTGGTCAATGTTACCCGATGTGATTGAATTAGATGAACTAAATACGGGTCAACGGCGCGAGGGAATATTCTATTCGTTTATGGTACTCCTGCAAAAAATGGGATTAGCGTTGGGGTTGTTTCTTGTGGGACAAGCGCTGGATTTTGCGGGGTTTTTGACTAATGAACCGGGTCAACCGATACCAGAACAACCAGCTTCGGCGTTGCTGGCGATTCGGTTAGTTGTTGGTCCATTGCCTACCGTGTTCTTACTTTGTGGATTAATTTTGGCATATTTTTATCCCATCACTCGCGAAGTTCATGCAGAAATTATGTTACAGCTTCAGGAACGCAAGTCGGGTACTGATACTTCGGCTGACGAAGGTTTGGAACTTGAGTGA
- a CDS encoding alanine/glycine:cation symporter family protein translates to MTYPRKQPISQVQLKRQQRGKLAALVLATLLLLFFPVRVLAQDAQASGGFLNAIDSVFSAIVAVLFKFLFYDIGGFPLIVVWLIVAGIFFTLRLGFINIRAFKHAIDVVRGRYDDPEEEGQVSHFQALATALSGTVGLGNIAGVAVAIQVGGPGAMFWLTLAAFLGMTTKLVECTLGLKYRIERPDGTVAGGPAYMLSRGLTKMGLGPLGKGLGIIFSVLAIFGSMGGANMFQSNQAAIAFVGTFPGMQGWIVGLVLAVLTAIVIIGGIERIASTTGLLVPAMAVIYILGCLWIVVVNLPQVPAAIATIISQAFVPEALEGGIEGGIIIVIVQGVRRSAFSNEAGIGSAAIAHSAARTDEPVREGIVALLEPFIDTIIICNMTGIMIVLTGVYQDTGEAIDGSQMTLNAFATVSDWFPVVLTIAIFLFAFSTIISWSYYGEISWQYLFGQRTIIIYKLIFVACVFIGAVVTPGAVIDFSDLTLLMMALPNLIGAYFLSNEVAGDISNYMERLRSGQMPTYAEKLATLGDSHQAGN, encoded by the coding sequence ATGACATACCCAAGAAAACAGCCAATTTCCCAAGTGCAGCTTAAACGTCAACAACGGGGAAAGCTAGCGGCGTTGGTGCTAGCCACTTTGTTGCTGCTATTTTTTCCCGTTAGAGTTCTTGCTCAAGACGCCCAAGCCTCGGGTGGTTTCCTGAATGCGATCGACAGTGTATTCTCGGCAATCGTCGCTGTCCTGTTTAAGTTTCTCTTCTACGACATCGGTGGTTTTCCGCTGATTGTGGTGTGGTTGATTGTGGCAGGTATTTTCTTTACGCTTCGCTTGGGCTTTATCAATATCCGTGCCTTTAAACATGCGATCGATGTGGTAAGGGGTAGGTATGATGACCCAGAGGAAGAGGGACAAGTCTCTCATTTTCAGGCGCTGGCGACAGCTTTGTCGGGAACGGTGGGATTAGGCAACATTGCTGGCGTGGCTGTGGCAATCCAGGTGGGAGGTCCAGGCGCTATGTTTTGGCTGACACTGGCGGCTTTTCTGGGTATGACAACTAAGTTGGTGGAATGTACCCTAGGACTCAAATATCGCATCGAACGACCCGATGGTACCGTCGCTGGGGGACCGGCTTATATGCTCTCACGCGGGTTAACCAAGATGGGGTTGGGTCCGCTGGGAAAAGGATTAGGAATTATTTTTTCCGTGCTGGCGATTTTTGGTTCGATGGGTGGCGCGAATATGTTCCAGTCTAACCAAGCCGCCATCGCGTTTGTGGGTACATTTCCGGGGATGCAGGGATGGATCGTCGGTCTGGTTTTGGCAGTGTTAACCGCAATTGTGATTATTGGTGGGATTGAGCGAATTGCTTCGACAACGGGGTTGCTGGTGCCCGCAATGGCGGTGATTTATATCTTGGGGTGTCTGTGGATTGTGGTGGTGAATTTGCCCCAAGTTCCTGCTGCGATCGCTACAATTATTAGCCAAGCTTTTGTCCCAGAAGCGCTTGAAGGCGGTATTGAAGGCGGTATTATTATCGTTATCGTGCAAGGGGTGCGGCGCAGTGCTTTCTCCAATGAAGCGGGAATTGGTTCAGCCGCGATCGCGCACTCGGCGGCTCGGACTGATGAACCAGTGCGGGAAGGGATTGTCGCCCTCTTGGAACCGTTTATTGATACGATCATCATCTGCAACATGACTGGAATCATGATTGTCCTAACGGGTGTCTATCAAGATACGGGTGAAGCGATCGATGGTTCCCAGATGACACTGAATGCCTTTGCTACAGTTAGTGACTGGTTTCCGGTGGTTCTCACAATCGCGATTTTCTTGTTTGCCTTCTCCACGATTATTTCTTGGAGTTATTACGGCGAGATTTCCTGGCAATATCTCTTTGGTCAACGCACTATTATCATCTATAAGCTGATTTTTGTCGCCTGTGTGTTTATCGGTGCCGTTGTTACTCCTGGTGCGGTGATTGATTTTAGCGATTTAACCCTGCTGATGATGGCACTTCCCAACTTAATTGGTGCTTATTTTCTCTCCAATGAGGTGGCGGGAGACATTAGCAATTATATGGAAAGGTTGCGTTCGGGGCAAATGCCAACTTATGCAGAAAAGCTCGCCACTCTGGGAGATTCCCACCAAGCTGGAAACTAA
- a CDS encoding universal stress protein has translation MSWLKKNDVLVPTDFSDISFTALAPALEFVEDISHLHVIHVLLPLSAVDPGTIWKTVTSESRQNNAQSFLKNKLSELGYVGVQHQVSIGTPSHEIVDYAKEKGIELIVMPTHGHTGVKRVLMGSVAEQVVRLSPCPVLLLR, from the coding sequence ATGAGCTGGCTAAAAAAGAACGATGTGCTTGTACCGACTGATTTCTCTGATATATCCTTTACCGCACTGGCTCCGGCTTTAGAGTTTGTCGAGGACATATCTCATTTGCATGTCATCCACGTTCTACTGCCTTTGAGTGCAGTCGATCCAGGTACGATATGGAAAACGGTTACTTCAGAATCTCGACAAAACAACGCTCAATCTTTTTTGAAAAACAAGCTGAGTGAACTGGGGTATGTAGGAGTACAACATCAGGTTTCGATTGGAACTCCTAGTCATGAAATTGTGGACTATGCCAAAGAAAAAGGAATTGAATTAATTGTTATGCCCACTCACGGACACACAGGTGTCAAGCGGGTTTTGATGGGTTCTGTGGCTGAGCAAGTGGTACGGTTGTCTCCTTGTCCGGTGTTGTTACTCCGTTGA
- a CDS encoding DUF3467 domain-containing protein → MPRAKVQFTSHQNCHPNYANVALVNPLDDDIIIDFGFVDPLGFRELRQTSEEEIAVESKPLARLIVSPTIAKQLIDDLQEALNLTSEKEE, encoded by the coding sequence ATGCCTAGAGCGAAAGTACAGTTCACGTCTCATCAGAATTGTCATCCCAATTATGCTAATGTGGCTTTAGTTAATCCCCTGGATGATGATATAATTATTGACTTTGGATTTGTAGACCCTCTTGGGTTCAGAGAGTTAAGACAAACTTCCGAAGAAGAGATTGCTGTTGAGTCTAAACCTCTAGCCCGTTTGATTGTTAGTCCCACGATAGCCAAACAATTGATTGATGATCTGCAAGAAGCGTTAAATCTCACTAGTGAAAAGGAGGAATAA
- a CDS encoding HEAT repeat domain-containing protein, giving the protein MDYPNLAQISDQLESANSRDRMVALAHLRNVPAEEAVPLIKKVLDDPSLQVRSMAVFALGVKQTDECYPILVKLLETDPDYGIRADAAGALGYLEDARAFESLVRTFYEDTQWLVRFSAAVALGNIKDPRARQVLTKALDSEEIVVQQAAISALGEIKAIDAVDDILRFAQSPDWLVRQRLAEALGNLPTDKSQSALKFLAKDSHSQVAQAASISLNRLQEATKPA; this is encoded by the coding sequence ATGGATTATCCTAACTTAGCGCAAATTTCAGATCAGCTAGAGAGTGCCAACTCCCGCGATCGCATGGTGGCGTTAGCTCATCTCCGTAATGTGCCAGCAGAGGAGGCTGTGCCTTTAATCAAGAAGGTTTTAGATGATCCAAGTTTACAAGTGCGATCGATGGCTGTCTTTGCCTTGGGGGTAAAACAGACAGACGAATGCTACCCTATTTTGGTGAAACTACTCGAAACTGACCCCGATTATGGCATTCGCGCTGATGCCGCCGGAGCCTTAGGATATCTAGAAGATGCTAGAGCCTTTGAATCATTAGTCCGGACCTTCTATGAAGATACACAATGGTTAGTCCGGTTCAGCGCGGCTGTCGCATTGGGCAATATAAAAGATCCCCGCGCCCGTCAAGTTCTCACTAAAGCACTGGATAGTGAAGAAATCGTGGTGCAACAGGCGGCTATCTCCGCATTGGGTGAAATTAAAGCCATAGACGCTGTGGATGATATCCTGCGCTTTGCTCAATCCCCCGATTGGTTAGTGCGCCAACGATTAGCTGAAGCCCTGGGGAACCTACCCACCGATAAAAGCCAGTCGGCGTTAAAATTCTTAGCCAAAGACAGCCATTCCCAAGTTGCCCAAGCTGCATCTATCTCCCTGAACCGCCTGCAAGAGGCGACAAAGCCAGCCTAA